Part of the Halobellus ruber genome is shown below.
CTCCGAGGCGCCGTCGCCGGAATCGCTGTCGATCGACGGCGTCGACTCCGGGCGGCCGAGCGCGACCGATCGACCGTCGCTTCTGGACGGCTTCGACGGCGACGATCTCGGCCGGCTTCGGCTCCCGTCGCTACTCGAACGCGACGAGGAGTGATCGGCCCCGTTCGGCCGTGTCGTGGGTCTCGATGGCCACCGTCGGTGGAGCCGCAAACGCGAAGTAGCTACGTGCCCCAGTTCACCTAATCGGATCGTGGTATCCCGTGACTGACCGCGCGCCCATCCCCGCGGAGGTGTTCGCCGACGCCGTCGACCGGCTGGACCGCGACGCGCTCGCGGGGTTCGTCGCCCGCCTCGAAGCCGCAGCCGGCCGGACGGTCGACGTCGACCCGCCGGCCGTCACCGTCGGCGACGGCGCCGACCGGGAGCGACTCCTCGTCGCCCCCGAGGCCGTCGCACTCGACGACACGGATCCGATCCCGGACGCCGTCGTCGTCCCCGATGGAGTTTCGACCGCCGACGACGACGTGCCCGTCCGGACGACAGCGGACCTCCGACAGCAGCTCCTCTATTCCGTCTCGCCCGAGGCCGCGGAGTCGATCGCCGAGGAGTGGCTCGGGATGCCGGCGCGCTCGGAGTCGTACGCGCCCGAGCCGACGCCGACAGTTGAAACCGACGAGACGGGCGACGCCCCCGTCGGCGGTTCGGACCCGGGCTCGACCGCGTCGAGCGAGCAGACGGCTCCGGCGTCCGACGATGCGACGGCCACGGCAGCGACCGGGGCGACTCCGGAGCCGGCGGCCGAACCCGGTGGCTCCCCGACCTCGGACGGCGAAGACGGGTCGGACGCGGCGACGCGAAGCGGTGCGGGGCTCGTCGTCGTCGCGGTGCTCGCGGCGACGATCCTGGCGGTGACGGGCGGCGTGGTGTACGCCGCGGAGGTCTCCCCGGACGGCGACGCCGGCGCGTTCGCGGCGCCGGTCCCGGCCACCGACGGCGGGACGCTGTCGGAGGCGGAGATCCGCCGCCGGTCCCGGGCGCCAATCGACGCGAGCGGCGCGATCACCGCGACCCCGACGCCGGGTGAGGAACGCGGGGACGGGGCGCGACCGCTGGCCAACGACACCGAAGTGGAGCGTAACGTCCGCCCGGTTCCGACCTGCGAGCGATCGTTCCTCCACGTCGTCCAGATCCAGATGAACGCGCTGAAGTACAACAACAACACGACGGACGACGGCATCCGGACGGTACGCCGCTTCGCATCCCAGCGGAACCGACAGGCGATACCGACCCTCGAGGAGTTCGCTCGCATCATCAAAAACCCGACCTACAGCCCGATGCTGTCGTACGACAGCGTACAGTACACCCCGATCCAGTCCAGCGACGACTACGCGCAGGTGCAGGTGCTCACCCGCGAGGACGGGAACGTGACGGGCCAGTACTACTTCCGATTGCGCAAGATCGAGGACGGCGACTACGAGGGGTGCTGGATGACGGACGCCGTCGTCTCGATCCCCGAAACCAGCAACTTCTCGGGCAAGGTCGGCGGGCAGAGCACAGGGGCGTCCTACGCGGTCTGATCGCTTGCGGACGCACTCCGCGACCGCCGCCGGACAACCCAGACCGGCAGCGCGAGCGCCACAGCCACCGGGATCGTCCACAGGTCCGTGCTGGCATAGAGGTTCGCCGCGGGCGGCAGCCACCCCGAAACCGGGAAGAGATACGGCGGCGCGACGCCGTCGACCCGAACCACGAACAGGTCCAAGACCAGGTGGCTCAACCCGCCACAGACCAGCACCCCGAACCCGCTGCGGCGCTCCCCTGCGCTCAGTGTCAACGCTCCGGCGCCGCTCAGGACGACGACCCCGCCGAGGGTGTGCAGCCCCCACATCGAGTACGGGATCCCGAACGCCGTCCCGACGGGGACATCGAGCAACACCGACGCCTTCATCGCGTCCGGCGCGGCCGCGCCGACGAGCAGGAGCGGGAGATTCCGGTCGGGAGCGTCGGTCCACCTCACCGCGACACCGCCGACGGCGTAGGCAACGAGGACGTGCGTCAGCAAGTCGGGCATCACTCCCCCTCCCGCGGCACGAACGCCCACCGGTCGGAATCGACGCGCCACCGTCGCAGGAACGTCCCCCCGGCGAGTGCGATCCCCAGGATCGACACGAGGTACATCCGCCGGAGTTCGCCGGGCGACTGGACGTGGTAAGCGGTCGTCCGGAGCCGTCGATCGGGCCGCAACTGTCCGTACACCTGGAGTTGATCCCCGACCTCGACGTTCCCACCCGCCGGTTCGGTCACCCGCAACGAGAGGGTTCCGGCGGTGACTACGACGCCCTCGCCGTCGACTGCGGTAACCTCCCCCCAGATATGCACGCTCTCCCCGACGTGGGCGCCGTAGTCGGCGTCGATCTCCGCGGCGTCGGGGTAGGCGTCCGTCCCGTTGAACTGCGCGCCGAACCCGACGACGAGCGCAACCGCCGCGAGACAGAGCGCCACCAGAAGCACGGATCGTCGCACGCCTCCGGATTCGGGCGGTCCCGGATTATATCTGCCCCTCGCCGACGGATCGGTCCCGCGCTTGGTGTACCGCTGGCCCTCACTCGGGCGAACTGCCGGACGTCGGAACGCGTCCGCAGAACTGATACGCCGATCGGACGAACGACGGGTATGCCTCCGCTGCAGGTCTCGGCGCCGCTGTCCGTTCCGCTGTTGTTCGCGCTCGGCGTCGGCGCCGGCGCCGTCGCCACGCTGGCGATGGATGTCGTGATGGCTCGGATCGACGAGGGGACGACGCCCCCGCAGGTCGCAAGCGGCGTCCTGACGAACACGGACCCCGACCGTGCCCCGGGCGGCGTCGCGTCGGCCGTCCACTACGTCGCCGGGGTGCTTACCGGGCCACTGTTCGTGTGGCTGTACCTCGTCGCGTCCCGTGTCGTCGGCGTTGGACTTCCCGCGGTCGTCGCTGCGGCCACCGTCTGCTACCCACTGATGGTCGGGTTCTTCGCGGTGGTCGTGCTACCGCGGTCCCGCGGCCTCCCCCGCCAGCGGCTGTCGGCGATCCGGCGGGCCTGGAGCGTCGAAGCCGCGGTCTACCTGCTCGTTCTCGCGCCGCTGGTCGGCATCGCGGCACTTCTTCTCTGAGCCCGTCGAACGAGGGCCTCGCGGGCAGGAGGTCGGAGATGCCGATCTGCCACTCGCGGCCGATGGCTCCCGTCAGGAACTTCTGTCGCCGTCGGCCTCGTCGAACTCGTCGTTGATCGGGTCCATTGCGATCTCGCCCAGCTCGTCCATCGTGATCGGGCGGTCGCGGCCGCGGTCGGCCACCTCGATCGAGGCGCCGCTCGTGACGATCGACTGGATCGCTTCCTCGACGGTTATATCGATGTCGGTTATCTGATCCGCCGCGAAGTTCACCAGGAACCCGCCCATCATCGGGTTCGGGGCCAGCGGCACGAACAGCGTCTGCATCTTCAACTCCCCCGCGGAGGTCTGGATCTGCTCGGGCGTGTCGGCAGTCACGAACGCCAGCGAGTAGGCACCCTCGTGTGGGAACTCGACTAACTTCACCTCGCGGAAGGTCCGGGCGTCGCTGTCGGTCAGCATATCCCCCATCTGGCGGAACGTCCGGTACAGCTCCCCGATCCCCGGGATCCGCTCGATCGTCGTGTGGACCTTCGGCGCGTAGCTCCGCTCGGTCACGTGGGCGACGGCGCCGACGCCGACGAGGAAGGCCAAAAGTAATACCAGACTGATAAGTTGGATCACCAACCCCTCGACGACCGGCGACACGCCGGGAATGATCCGAACCAGGGTCACCGCCGGCGAGACGACGTTCAGCAGGAAGTTCAGCACCACCCCCAACACGAGAATCGTGATCACGAGCGGGATGGTCAGCGCGACGCCGGTCAGCAACCACTCCCGGAAGGTAGAGAGGTACTGCGGTGCGTGCTCTCTGGAGCCCATACGCCGGCGACTCACCTCGTCGGCAAAACTCTTGTTTCCCCGTTGGTGTTGCCACGGGCAGTCGTGAGTCACCACGAACCGATCGGCGGAACCGGTGGCACGGTTCGGGGCCGACAGACGCGTCCGGACCGCCGCCGTCGAACCCACACGTACACAAGAACTGTAGGCTTCCTCGGCCGCTCCGCCCGTGACGATGGACCGGAGCGTCGAGGGGTCGGTCGCTGATCTATCCGTTCTACGTCGTCTCGCTGGCCGGACCCGTGTCGATCCTGGCGCTGATCGTGGGTGGGCTCGACGACCTCGGGAGTGTCGCGCTGGCTGCGTTGCTCGTGGGGCCGGGGTCGTCGGGCTCTGGCGTCGGGTCGCCGGTCGGGAGGGGAGTCACCCCGGCACGGTCGAAGCCATCGCATACGACCCGTTCGCGTACCCCGGTCGCATCGCGAAACCCAGCTGGCTGAAGCCGGTCCGCCGCCTGCCCACGGAGGACAGCGAAGACGACGAGTGATCGATCGCGACGTTACGGGCCCGACCGGTGCCCGATCGGGTCTCTCATACTGTCGGCTATCGTCGCGTGACGGATTTCGACACCCCGGGGGTGTGGAAACTCTTCACGTAGTTACAGCCGACAGTATCAGCATCGCAGCCCCCGGTACGGCCGGGGAAAGGAGTCTGTGCGTGTACAGTTCGCCGTGTAGAACGGAAGTGGGACCGCTGAGAGTCGAACTCAGGTCCTACCGACCCCATCGGCAGAGGATACCACTACCCCACGGTCCCGCGTACATCAGATCGAACGCCTGGTTCACCGTTAAGTGCTTCGTTTTCCCGCCCGGGGCGGTGATCACCAGCTCAGACCAGCACCCGTTCCAGCGACACCACGGTCCCCCGGTCGGCCGAGGGCTTCCCGACCAGCCGGCCGAGACAGACCGCGGTTCCGTCGGGCGTGACACAGACCACGAGCGGGGTCTCGGCGTCGGAGTCACCTCCCTCTGCCGCGGCAGACTCCACCGCCGCGTCGGCGTCGACGACACCGGGGGCGTACACCGGCGCCCCCTCCGCGATCTGCTCGGCGGCCGAGTCGGCGACGGTGAGTTGCGGGAGGTGTCTCAGCGCGCGCTCGGCCGGAGCGACCACCTCCCGGAGCGGCTCCTCGTCGCCCTCGGCTGCGAACGCCAGCGCGTCCGTCAGGTCCGCCGTCGAGGCCAGGTTGGTGTCGTCGAAGGGGTCGGTCGCGGTCCGCCGGAGATCGCCCATATGCGCCCCGGTGCCGACCGCGAGGCCGAGATCGTGACACAGTTTCCGGACGTAGGTCCCGCTCTCACACCGGATCCGCAGGAGCGCCTGCCGCTCCGTCGTCTCTATCACGTCGAGGTCGTGGATCGTCCGGCTGCGGAGGCGTCGGGTGACAGCGCTCTTCCGCGGCGGCTTCTGGTAGATCTCGCCTTCGAACTCCGAAACCACGCTCTCGAAGTCCGCGGGCACCGGCCCGTGGAGCTCGAGTACCGCAATATACTCCTTCGTCCCTTCGAGGAAGACCTGCGCGACCCGGGTGGCATCACCCAGGAGGATCGGCAGACACCCCGTGACCTTCGGGTCGAGGGTCCCGGCGTGGGCCGCCCGGTCGACGCCAGCGGCGTCGCGAGCCCACGCCGACACCTGGTGGGCGGAGGGGCCGGCCGGCTTGTCGAGGTTCACCACCCCGAAGGCGAGCAGTTCGTCGACGGACCGCTCCCCGGGCGCGCTTCGGCGGTCGGTCACGCGCGGTTCCCTCCCATCGGCATCAGAAGTCGTAGGAGACGCCGTCGACCGGATGTTTCCCCTCGTCGGCCGCCGGATCGTACGCGTCGACCGCTGCGGTCAGGATCTCCGGAACGTCGGCTTCGCTCCATCGCGCGGTGTTCAGCGCGATGTCGTAGATCGACAGGTCCGTGATGTCGATCCCGTAGTACTCGCGGTATCGGAGCGCCTCGCTTTCCTCGCGTTCGCGGGTCTCGGTCAGCGCCGTCTCCGCGGACTTCCCCTCCCGCCCGGCGATCCGGGCCGCACGAACCTCGATCGGCGCGTCGAGCCACAATCGAAGGTCCGCGGCGTCGCCCGCGAGCCACCCCGCCAGTCGCGACTCCAGGAGAACGTCGTCGCGTTCGAGTGCGATCGTCCGAAGCCGGCGGTCGAGGTCGCGGTCGATCTGGTCGTCCTCCTCGGCGAGCCGATTGAACTCCACGGCCGTCAGCCCCCGCTCGTCGGCGAGCTCCCGAAAGATGTCGCCGCCGCTGACGTGTTCGAGGTCGAACGCGTCGGCCAGGGCGGCGACGGTCGTACTCTTTCCGGCCCCCGGGGGACCGGAGACGGTCAACAACATACCACTTCTGGGTGCAGGCGGGTAAAAGAGGTTGTCTTTGCGAGGCGTCGGTCGCCGCCGACACGTCGACGCGGTGGCCGTGACCCGTGTGTTCCGGGCGCAGCGACGCGGTCCCCCTCGGCCGACGAGCGACGTGTCCCGCGTTACCGGGGTTCGTACGTGACTGCGAGCGCGACCAGCGCCAGCGCGAGTACGATCGGCACGTCGATGCCGCGGTTGACCAGGAACACTATCACCTGGACCACAAATATAGTAGCGTTTGCAAGTCTTCGCTCACTCGATCGCACGACGGCGTGCGATCGGATGTGCAATCAGTTGCAAACGCTACGATAGAAGCAACATCGCCACCGAGCCGACGATCCGATCGTGGGTGTCGGCGCCGGAGAACTCGAACAGGAGGCTCATCCCAACGACGATCGCCGACATCGGGAAGACCGCAAACGGCTTGCAGGCAGTCCCGTCACCCTCGCCGTCCGCGTTCCAGTGGATCGCCATCGGATCCGGCAGCGACGGGTGGAGGGCGGTGCCGAGCAGACCCAGCGCGACGGCGACGCCGGCCGCGACCGTCCTCTGACGCGTGAGGAGGGCTCCGAGTCCGTTCATATCACCTCCGAACGTCGGCGACGAGAATATCGCGTGCGGATGGCTGTCCGGAGCTGTGCCCCGTCGGCAGGGGATTCGCCGTTCCGGAGCGCCCGAACGGCGGCCGAGGGGACGCGCGTCCCCGACGCCTGCCGTCTCAGGACGTCGACGGCGAGATGTCGATGTTCAGGCTCTTTCTGATGATCTGGGTGAAGCCCATCGAGCAGACGAAATACCAGACGATCCACGCCTGGATCGGCCCCAGCACTGACTCCGTCCACTCGACCCGACCCACGAGGGGAAGCACCAGGGCGTCCAGCGTCGTCTGTGCGCTGGCGTTCGCGCCGACGCCGATCGACCAGTACATCCACAGGAACACCGGGATGGTGAGGAACATGATCCACACCATCGGGCGGAACTGCTCTTTGAACATCCCGAGCTGGTCGCCCATCGCGTCCATCTGTTCCTCCTGGATCTCGTCGAGCGCCTCGTCGTCGCCGGCCTCTTTGGCCTCCTTCCGGCGCTCCTGGATCTCCTGCATCCGCTCTTGGTACTTCGACATCTTGTCCATGTCCATCAGGTTCGCCTGCAGGAGCGTCGAATAGAGCCCGGTGGCCAGCGCCAGGACCATCACGACCGCGTAGAACGGCAACATCTCCTCGAGCGGGCTCAGCGGGACGTCCATCACCGTCCCGATGACGTCTCTGAGCGGCTTCCACGAGTAGCCGACGAACAGCGCCAGCGTCACGACCGCCGCGCCCTTGTCGTACATCGACCACGACGATCCGTCGTCGTCCGCGACGTCGCCGCCGCCTCCGGAGTCGTCGTCGGTTGTTGCGGGTCCGAGGCCGGCCTGCGTCGCCTCCGCGTCGGCCAACGTGAACCCTTCTTCGCCCTCGACGAGGATTCCCTTCTCGATGAGGCGGCCCCACTGCCCCGAGGAGAGCTCACCCTTCACGTCGAGCCACTTGACGTCGCCGTCGTCGGCCCGGTCGAGGACCGTTTCGACGGCGTCCCGCATCTCCCGGTCGCCGTCGACCAGCGTGCGGACCTTCGATTCGATTTGCGGCATCTACAATCCAGTAGCTGTCCACCCGTAATGAACCTTTTACTCTGAATACGCCACCGGGTGCCACACGGAGCCGACCGGAGAGTGCCGTCGATCAGGACTCGACGGCGTCGACGACGGCGTCGAACACCTCGTCGGGCGGTGCCTCGCCGTCGACCTCGGTCAACGCGCCCGCCTCGCGGTAGTGTTCGACCACGGGCGCGGTGTTCTCCTCGTAGACCCGCAGGCGTTCGCGGGCGGTCTCCTCGGTGTCGTCATCCCGCTGCACTAAGTCGCCGCCGCACTCGTCGCAGACGCCCGGCTCCTCGGGCGGCTCGAACTCGACGTGGAAGTTCTCGCCGCAGTTCTCGCAGACGCGCCGGCCGGTCAGCCGCGAGACCAGCACCTCCTCGTCGACCGCGAGGTAGACGACGGCGTCGAGGTCGGTGATCTCCGAGAGGAACTCCGCCTGATCGAGGTTCCGGGGGTACCCGTCGAGCACGTAGCCGTCGGCGGTCGAAAGCGCCTCCTCGACGATGGCGTTGACGACCTTGTCGGGGACGAGCTCCCCGGCGTCCATGTACTCGCCCGGGGAGTCGTACTCGGTGTCCATATCGCCGATGTCCATCCCCTTGTTGGCGCGGAGCGCGTCGCCGGTCGTCACGTGTTCGATGCCGAACTCCGCGGCGAGCCGTTTCGACTGCGTTCCCTTGCCGGCACCCGGCGGGCCCAAGAGCAGAATGTGCTTGCCCATACCTGCAGGTCCCACCCCGTCCGTATAACGTTGAAGAAAACTGTCGGCGTGTGCGTCGGCTCCGGTACTCCGCCACGCGGTGACGTGTGCCGCCGAACCTTTTCACGGGCGCGGCCGGAGAGACGAGTATGACCAGGTTCGACGCCGACGACCCCAGGGAGCGCCGGAAGCTGTTCGCGGAAGCCATCGCCGCCCACCGCACCCGCGCCAGCTCGTTCGTTACGCTCGAAGCCGACGCCGAGGACGACGACGCGCCCCGGCCGTGGCTCCAGTTCGGCGACAACACGTTCAACGTCGACGTGACCGACGCCGAACTCGACGACCTGAAGACGCTGGTCGGGGAGTTCCCGGAGTTCCGGGTCGAACAGCTCGAGTCGCCGGAGACGGCCGAGGGGACGAACGCCCGCATCACTGCCCGCTCGGACCCGAACCGGCTCGCGACGTTCGCAGACCGGGTCTTTCTCGACGTCTACGACCGGCCGGAGACGTACCGGGCGTGGGTCGCCGAGGTCTGATTCATACTGTCGGTTATAATTACGTGAAGATTTTCGACACCCGGGGTGTCGAAATCCGTCACGCGACTATCGCCGACAGTATCAGCCGCCGGCCGTTTCGCGTGTCGCCGGCGGCTCGAAACCGCCCGTTGCGACCGGCTCGGACGGCGCCCGACGCGTGTCGTTGCTATGAGAACCCATATACACGATGCCGACGAACCTCTGTTCCGTGACCGTCATTCGTGTTCGTGGCTGGCCGCCGGTGACCCCGGAGGACGACGCCCGGGTCGCGACGCACTGCTCGGGGAGTGAGCAGGCGTGAGCGGGGAGGAGGGGGAACTCGCGAAGGATCTCGGTCCGCTCGCGGCGCTCACCATCGGCGTCGGGACGATGATCGGGGCTGGAATCTTCGTGCTGCCCGGGGAGGCCGTCCTCCGGGCCGGGTCGTTCGCGTCGGTCGCGTTCGTCCTCGGCGGCGTCATCGCGATGTTCACCGCGCTGTCGGCCAGCGAACTCGGGACCGCGATGCCGCGCTCTGGCGGCGCGTACTACTACGTCAACCACGCGCTGGGGCCGCTGCTCGGCTCCGTCACCGGCTGGGCGAACTGGCTCGGCCTCGCCTTCGCCAGCGCGTTCTATATGGTCGGGTTCGGCCGGTACATCTCCCGGATCTTCGGCGTCAGCGGCCGGATCGGGATCGGGGCCGTCGGCCTCGACGCGGTGACCATCGCCGCGCTGCTTGGCGGCGCGTTCTTCGTCCTCGTCAACTACGTCGGCGCGAAGGAGACCGGGCGGCTCCAGAACGTCATCGTGGTCGTGCTCGTCGGCATCCTCGCGGTGTTCACGCTCCTGGGGACGCTCCAGGCCGACCCGGCGAACCTCCCGGCGACAAGCACGGTAACCGAGACGCTCGGCACGACCGGGTTCATCTTCGTCTCCTACCTCGGCTTCGTCCAGATCACGAGCGTCGCCGAGGAGATCAAAGAGCCCGGGAAGAACCTCCCGCGGGCGGTCATCGGCAGCGTCGTCCTCGTGACGGTGATCTACGCCCTCGTGCTCGTAGTGATGAGTGCGGCCGTCCCCCAGGGGTTCATCGCCGATCTGGTGACCGATGTCGCGCCCGGGGAGACCCGGCGGATCGCCGTCGTCGAGGTCGGCCGCCAGATCCAGGGTGCGGTGATGGGTGGAGCGCTGCTGTTCGGGGGGCTGCTCGCGACCGCCTCCAGCGCGAACGCCTCGATCCTGGCCTCCTCGCGTATCAACTTCGCGATGGGGCGGGACCGGATCGTCACGCCCTCGCTCAACGAGATCCACCCCCGATTCGGCACGCCCTACCGGTCGATCGCCATCACCGGCGGGCTGATCCTCGTGTTCATCCTCGTGGCCGACATCAACCTCCTCTCGGGGGCCGCCTCGGGGCTCCATCTCGTCATCTACGGCCTCCTGAACGTCGCA
Proteins encoded:
- a CDS encoding metal-dependent hydrolase is translated as MPDLLTHVLVAYAVGGVAVRWTDAPDRNLPLLLVGAAAPDAMKASVLLDVPVGTAFGIPYSMWGLHTLGGVVVLSGAGALTLSAGERRSGFGVLVCGGLSHLVLDLFVVRVDGVAPPYLFPVSGWLPPAANLYASTDLWTIPVAVALALPVWVVRRRSRSASASDQTA
- a CDS encoding RNA-guided pseudouridylation complex pseudouridine synthase subunit Cbf5, coding for MTDRRSAPGERSVDELLAFGVVNLDKPAGPSAHQVSAWARDAAGVDRAAHAGTLDPKVTGCLPILLGDATRVAQVFLEGTKEYIAVLELHGPVPADFESVVSEFEGEIYQKPPRKSAVTRRLRSRTIHDLDVIETTERQALLRIRCESGTYVRKLCHDLGLAVGTGAHMGDLRRTATDPFDDTNLASTADLTDALAFAAEGDEEPLREVVAPAERALRHLPQLTVADSAAEQIAEGAPVYAPGVVDADAAVESAAAEGGDSDAETPLVVCVTPDGTAVCLGRLVGKPSADRGTVVSLERVLV
- a CDS encoding adenylate kinase, which codes for MGKHILLLGPPGAGKGTQSKRLAAEFGIEHVTTGDALRANKGMDIGDMDTEYDSPGEYMDAGELVPDKVVNAIVEEALSTADGYVLDGYPRNLDQAEFLSEITDLDAVVYLAVDEEVLVSRLTGRRVCENCGENFHVEFEPPEEPGVCDECGGDLVQRDDDTEETARERLRVYEENTAPVVEHYREAGALTEVDGEAPPDEVFDAVVDAVES
- the cmk gene encoding (d)CMP kinase codes for the protein MLLTVSGPPGAGKSTTVAALADAFDLEHVSGGDIFRELADERGLTAVEFNRLAEEDDQIDRDLDRRLRTIALERDDVLLESRLAGWLAGDAADLRLWLDAPIEVRAARIAGREGKSAETALTETREREESEALRYREYYGIDITDLSIYDIALNTARWSEADVPEILTAAVDAYDPAADEGKHPVDGVSYDF
- a CDS encoding amino acid permease encodes the protein MSGEEGELAKDLGPLAALTIGVGTMIGAGIFVLPGEAVLRAGSFASVAFVLGGVIAMFTALSASELGTAMPRSGGAYYYVNHALGPLLGSVTGWANWLGLAFASAFYMVGFGRYISRIFGVSGRIGIGAVGLDAVTIAALLGGAFFVLVNYVGAKETGRLQNVIVVVLVGILAVFTLLGTLQADPANLPATSTVTETLGTTGFIFVSYLGFVQITSVAEEIKEPGKNLPRAVIGSVVLVTVIYALVLVVMSAAVPQGFIADLVTDVAPGETRRIAVVEVGRQIQGAVMGGALLFGGLLATASSANASILASSRINFAMGRDRIVTPSLNEIHPRFGTPYRSIAITGGLILVFILVADINLLSGAASGLHLVIYGLLNVALIAMRYIDPEDYQPDFTVPLFPVVPILGTVLSFALLIYVEPDARLLSFVVAAAAIVWYLVYARSRATKQGILGKYILSRSEELPEAAVSAATSVQPDGGDYRVMVPLANPESETALITLGSAIAKQHDGTLVAVHIEQVPDQTALESAREKMDFSESQALLDRAREDAAAFDVPVETHTVLSHRGFEEIFDAAGTYDADLTVMGWGPSSHGAPGRAESAIDELASLLPCDFLVMKDRGFDPSRILLPTAGGPDSELSASVAAALTAEYDAEVSLLHVADDIETGEAFLAEWAADNGLPDANRIVETGDIEAAIERHAEDASLLAVGATERGLLSRLVSGTLVLDVLNEVECTVLLAERARDRSILERLLGRR
- a CDS encoding DUF1648 domain-containing protein, with the protein product MNGLGALLTRQRTVAAGVAVALGLLGTALHPSLPDPMAIHWNADGEGDGTACKPFAVFPMSAIVVGMSLLFEFSGADTHDRIVGSVAMLLLS
- a CDS encoding DUF502 domain-containing protein; amino-acid sequence: MGSREHAPQYLSTFREWLLTGVALTIPLVITILVLGVVLNFLLNVVSPAVTLVRIIPGVSPVVEGLVIQLISLVLLLAFLVGVGAVAHVTERSYAPKVHTTIERIPGIGELYRTFRQMGDMLTDSDARTFREVKLVEFPHEGAYSLAFVTADTPEQIQTSAGELKMQTLFVPLAPNPMMGGFLVNFAADQITDIDITVEEAIQSIVTSGASIEVADRGRDRPITMDELGEIAMDPINDEFDEADGDRSS
- a CDS encoding DUF106 domain-containing protein, producing the protein MPQIESKVRTLVDGDREMRDAVETVLDRADDGDVKWLDVKGELSSGQWGRLIEKGILVEGEEGFTLADAEATQAGLGPATTDDDSGGGGDVADDDGSSWSMYDKGAAVVTLALFVGYSWKPLRDVIGTVMDVPLSPLEEMLPFYAVVMVLALATGLYSTLLQANLMDMDKMSKYQERMQEIQERRKEAKEAGDDEALDEIQEEQMDAMGDQLGMFKEQFRPMVWIMFLTIPVFLWMYWSIGVGANASAQTTLDALVLPLVGRVEWTESVLGPIQAWIVWYFVCSMGFTQIIRKSLNIDISPSTS